The sequence below is a genomic window from Acetivibrio clariflavus DSM 19732.
TTTTTTAGGTTACGTGCTGTGTTCCATCGCTTACAATTAAAAATGTATCCATTTATCTTATTTGTTATATTATAACATTTTGTTTTGCCTGATGTAATTTTTGCAACTTGCAACCGACAGTCAAAACCTTCGATTACACTCTTGATTTTTGACATTATCCAAAAACCTTAACCATAACTTCTTTGTTTTCAATGACAACTGCTTCCCCAGTTTCACCATCAACTTTAACTACCGCTAATGTTTCTGGCATTGGGTTTGTAAGGTCTTCTTCCAAACCACACGTAATTGGAATTTCAGGGTAAAGATAAATATCAAATATCCATTCCTTACCTTTTTGTGAATAGCCAACCCCAATTCTTTTCTCCAAACCAACAGGTATTGTGTAAGTAGATAGGAATTGTTTGAATGTGCTTTTGGCTATATCCTCAGCCTTTTTACTATCTATTAATCTTATTTTGCCAGATACTACAGCTGCTTTAATATCTATTTCTTCTTCACATTTTTTCTTTGCTTCTTCAATTGTCCTAGCCTCACATATAATACGTTTATAATCTGCTACGGAATAAAAGACAGGAGTGCTTTTATCATCATCAATTTTATATATCTGTATCTTGGCAGTTTTATTATCAAACTTGTATGTATAGGTTTCTATTAGAGTTTTGTTCACTATAACACCTCACTCATTCATATGTTCATATGTTTTTATAATCATTGTCCTGGTAGCCAATCCGACCAGTCTTTGCCAAAAGTTTGAGAACGACCAACAGAGTTAAAAATTCTACTTTTCGTAAGCGTCAAACAGGCCCGCACATGAATGACACAATCATTAATAAAAATGGTTGGAAAAGTTCTGTAAATCGATAAAACTTTTTCAACCAAAACTTAATCTTTAATTTTTACAACCTATGTGCATCTAAATTAAGTTGGGTCTCTTTTCGCCTAACCATTCATTGAAAGCATTAGCAATTTCCATCCTGAACTCTTCATCTGACAAACCAGGAGAAGTTCCGAGTTCATATGCTCGATCTACAGTATGAGCAAATTTGTCCGCTAATTCACTGTTCTCATACTCCATATGGGGAAAATGCTCTATTACATATGCAGAATAATCCAAATCAAAAAAATAACGTTCTATTTCGCCATTAATAAAATCCGTGATAAATTTAATCATAAATATCGTATGTTTTCCAACTCTCATTCGTCTTCCTCCCACGCATATTTCTCAAGCTCTGTTCTTTTGGATTGCGGTATAAACACCTTAGCAGGTATTTTCACGCTGCCGGGCAGAAAATCTGCAAACGAGCTCACATAACCAGGCTTTCCAAGATTGGGAGCTTGAGTAAATATCCACGACAAATATTCAAAAGGATTCAATCCATTCTCTTTTGCTGTTTCAACTAGGCTGTAGTACACCGCGCTCGCTCTCGCACCACTTGGCGTATTACTGAAAAGCCAGTTCTTGCGTCCGATTACGAAAGGCTTTATACTTCGCTCTGCACGGTTATTTGATATCTCCAATCGTCCATTCAGCATATACCTCTCAAGATATTTTCGCTGGTACTGAGCATATTGTACTGCTTTACCCAGATGGGTTTTGGGAAGTACATTTAATTTTCTTATCCAATCATAAAATTCATCTATGATAGGCTTTGATTGCTTTTCTCGTTCTTTTAACCGGTTTTCCGGGCATAGCAATGCAAACTGTTTCTCCAAATGAAACAGTTTATCGCAATATGCTACTCCCTTTGCAGCATTAGACATTGCTTGCTTCTCTTTGGGCAGGGCTTCCATTGCGTCAAAAAACTTTCGCCGTACATGGGCCCAACAACCTACTACAGTTATTTTTTCGGGCAATTTGTAATACACGCTATATCCGTCTGCATGTAAGTATCCACTAAATTCTTTTAGAAATTCCTCCGGATGTATATGTTTTCTGTCCGGCTGGTAGTCATAAAGTATTATCTGATGTTTTGCCTCCCCGCTCGTTCGGTACAGCCACATGTAACTCTTCGACTGTGCCGCCTTCCCTGGTTCTTTTAGCACCTGTACCACTGTTTCATCTGCATGCAGTACCTCATGCTCACACAGCCGTTTCTTCATCTCCTCATATATCGGTTCCAGCCAATTCTCACAGGCTTTTATCAACCAATTTGACATTGTCTGCCTTGATATCTCAATGCCATTTTGTTTCCATTCCTGCTCCTGACGATATAAGGGAGAACCCATCATGAATTTTTGCGTCGCTATATGGGCAATTGTCTCGGGTGATGCAAAGCTTCCTTTTATGACCGGTTCAGGTGTATCTGCCTTTACAATCGGTGTATGGTCGGATGTTTTCTCACAATTCCTGCATGAATATACATGTCTAATATGACGCACTATTACCGCTTTAGCAGGTATAATCTTCAACTCATCACGGGTTTCTTTTCCCATTGTATGTAACCCACTACCGCACTCCGGACAAATACATTCCTTTTCGGGTAACTTGTGCTCAATTACCTCCACTGGTAAGTCTTCCGGAAGCTTATCTGTTGTCAGACGAGTTCTCTTACGGTAATAAGCTTTTACTTCTATCTTTTGTGGCTCGGA
It includes:
- the tnpC gene encoding IS66 family transposase produces the protein MNRQEISVEKLLNIIEEKERRIAELEQQVQWFMEQIRLSKRKQFGVSSEQTKIEQINLFNEEEETHNLAISEPQKIEVKAYYRKRTRLTTDKLPEDLPVEVIEHKLPEKECICPECGSGLHTMGKETRDELKIIPAKAVIVRHIRHVYSCRNCEKTSDHTPIVKADTPEPVIKGSFASPETIAHIATQKFMMGSPLYRQEQEWKQNGIEISRQTMSNWLIKACENWLEPIYEEMKKRLCEHEVLHADETVVQVLKEPGKAAQSKSYMWLYRTSGEAKHQIILYDYQPDRKHIHPEEFLKEFSGYLHADGYSVYYKLPEKITVVGCWAHVRRKFFDAMEALPKEKQAMSNAAKGVAYCDKLFHLEKQFALLCPENRLKEREKQSKPIIDEFYDWIRKLNVLPKTHLGKAVQYAQYQRKYLERYMLNGRLEISNNRAERSIKPFVIGRKNWLFSNTPSGARASAVYYSLVETAKENGLNPFEYLSWIFTQAPNLGKPGYVSSFADFLPGSVKIPAKVFIPQSKRTELEKYAWEEDE